The genomic interval CCTGGAATATCGGCCATGATAAACGATTTATTATCGCGGTATTGTACAATTCCGAGGTTTGGAACCAATGTTGTAAAGGGGTAATCAGCTATCTCAGGTTTGGCTGCTGAAACAACCGATAGAAGGGTTGACTTTCCTGCATTAGGGAAGCCTACCAGTCCAACGTCAGCTAATATTTTCAGCTCCAAAACCATCCAGCGCTCCTGACCTGCTTCTCCGGGTTGAGCAAATCGTGGTGTTTGTCGGGTAGCACTCTTAAAATGCCAGTTTCCTAAACCTCCGCGCCCACCAGGGGTCAAAATCTTGGTTTCTCCATCTTCTGTGATTTCAAAAAGAATCTCACCTGTTTCGGCATCCTTGGCCACCGTGCCTAACGGTACTTCCAATATCTCGTCATCTCCATCCTTTCCCGTACGAAGAGACAGCCCACCAGGCTCGCCATTTTTAGCGATGACATGTTTTCGGAATTTTAGATGCAGGAGTGTCCACAGCTGAGCATTGCCTTTGAGTATAATATGGCCGCCGCGTCCTCCGTCACCACCATCCGGGCCGCCCTTCGCAGTTTTTTTGTCCCGATGCAAATGCGCAGAACCTGCACCCCCGCGTCCCGAACGACAGCAGATCTTAACATAATCAACAAAGTTTGAGCCTTGAGACATTTTGTAGCAATGAGGAAAGTGAATCAGTTTATTTTAAACGATCAACCTGCTCGGAAATTTTCTGAAAAATATCTTCGATCGAGCCGATACCGTTAATGGCGGTCAATTTACCTTGACCATTATAATAGTTGGCGACTGGCGCAGTTTTGGACTTGTATTCATTGATTCGTTTGCGGATCACTTCTGGATTAGCATCATCCGGGCGTCCTGAATCTTTCCCTCTCAGCAATAGTCGCTTCTCTAATTCCACCTCTTCCACTTCCAAGGCAATCATCCCGGAAATTTGAGAATCAACAGATGTTAAAAGTTTGTCCAATGCTTCTGCCTGAGCCACCGTTCTCGGAAAGCCATCAAAGATAAAACCTTTCGCTTCTGGGTTTTCTTTTAATTTATTATGGATCATTCCGATGACCACCTCATCAGGTACCAGCTTCCCATCGTCCATTAATTTTTTCGCTTCCAGGCCCAATGCTGTACCGTTGGTAATCTCGTTGCGTAGCAAATCTCCTGTTGATAAGTGCACTAAGTTGTACTTGTCGATCAGTTTTTGTGATTGGGTACCCTTGCCGGCACCTGGAGGGCCAAATAAGACTAAATTTAGCATAGTGGTTTAAAGTTAAAAAGCCTAATCAGTTGTTAGATTAGGCTTTTGAAATGTAATTATGTGCACTTGAAGGGAGTCGAACCCCTAACCTCCTGATCCGTAGTCAGGTGCTCTATCCAGTTAAGCTACAAGTGCGTCCTGAATCGGAACGCAAAGATATAATTCAATTTCTATATGAAGAAATTTTTTTCATAAAATATCGTATTATTTTTTATTCTCGCTATATAATTGGATGATCCTGATGCTTTTTTGTTAATTTTATCGTTCTATCATAAAGGGTAGTCAGAACAAAAAAACACGAAGGAACATGAGCGAGATTAAGCGTAAAAAAGTGAGACTAAGGGATATTAGCATATCATATTTGCTGAGCGATTCTGACGAAGCGGAAGCTACCATCATATTTATCCATGGTTTTCCTTTCAATAAAAACACTTGGGTGCCCCAATTACAGGATCTGCCAGATCAGGTGCGAGGGATAGCTTATGATGTTAGGGGGCATGGAAACAGCACAACCGGCCACGGCTATTTTAATTTGGATGTATTTGCTAAAGACCTGCTGGCGTTTATCGAATGGCTAGATGCTGGCCCTGTTGTCGTTTGCGGCGTGTCGATGGGTGGTTATATCGCTTTGCGTGCTCATGAAATGGATCCGGAAAAGTTTAGGGGCCTCATCCTCTGTGACACCCATTCTTTTGATGATCCAAACGAGGGGAGGATCAAGCGTTTTGCGACGATCGAATCGGTTTTGAAAAATGGTAAAAGAACATTTGCAATTGGCTTCGCAAAAAATGTGTTGTCCGAGAAAACCCGGACAAATAAAAAAGAAGTTGTCGATTTGATAAAAAGCTCGATTCGACGAAACAATGAGCGCAACATCTGCGCAACGCTTTTGGCTCTTGCCTCTCGGACAGATACAACGCATACGCTAAGTCATATCCGTGTGCCGGTCTTGCTTTTGCGGGGTGAAGAGGATCAGATTGTTTCGAAAGAGCAGATGAATAAAATGGAAAAGATGATTCCTGATGTCCGATATCTGGAGTTTCCGGGTTGTGGCCACCTTCCCAATCTCGAGAATGACACCCGTTTCAACGGAGAAATCCGTAACTTTTTTATCAGTAAAATAATGTAATAACGCTTTATGCTTCGAGTTGCCATCAATGGTTTTGGGCGCATTGGTAGAAATACCTTGCGAACGCTCATTTATCGAAATGAGGATATTCAGGTTGTAGCCATTAACGACTTAACCGACAGTGCTACCTTAGCACATCTATTTAAATATGACTCCGTTCATGGCCCTTTTCAGGGTGAAGTTACTAGTGGAAACAACAAAATTACGATCAACACAAAGGAAATCCTGATTTTAAATGAACGAGAGCCATCGAATTTGCCTTGGAGGGATCTGGATGTCGATGTAGTTGTCGAGTCGACAGGTTTTTTTACGAAAAAAAAAGACGCTGAAAAGCATTTGAAAGCCGGTGCCAACCAGGTTATTGTATCAGCACCTTCGCCTAGTAAGGAAATCCCCACCTTGGTTCTAGGGGTTAACGATTCAACAATTGATCTATCTTTGCCTCTTCTGTCCAACGCATCATGTACGACGAACAATGTTGCACCGATGGTTAAGGTTCTGGATGAGAATTGGGGAATTATAGATGGTTATATTACGACCGTTCACTCCATGACAGGAGACCAGAACCTTCACGATGCGCCGCATCGGGACTTGCGAAGAGCGCGTGCGGCGTCTGCTTCCATTATCCCAACCACGACCGGGGCTGCGAAAGCAATTACCAATGTTTTTCCTCATTTAGATGGAAAGCTCGGAGGCGCAGGGATACGTGTACCGGTTCTCAACGGATCATTGACTGATTTTACTTGTATTTTAGAAAAGCAACCCACCGTTGAAGAGATCAATGCGGTCTTTAGAGAGGCGTCTGAATCAGATTTGAAAGGGATTTTAAAGTATACCGAAGATCCCATTGTTTCAGTTGATATTCTCAATAGTCCTTATTCTTGTATTTTTGACTCGTTGCTTACTTCCGTCGTTGGCGGATTGGTAAAAGTGGTAGGTTGGTACGACAATGAATACGGATATTCAAACCGAATAGTCGATTTGTTAAGTCGGATCAATGCAATTTGATACTCTCATGATTTATTCTAATTTTGTTGCGTTAATCTTAAAATTATAAAGGAAATAATATAATGAAGACAATAGACGATATAAATTTCTCAGGTAAAAAAGCACTGATCCGCGTCGATTTCAACGTGCCATTAGACGAACAGTTCAACATTACGGACGATACCAGAATCAAAGGTGCGTTGCCAACAATTAAGAAAATTCTTGATGACGGAGGGGCTGTTATTTTAATGTCTCATTTAGGTAGACCGAAAAATGGACCGGATAATAAATTTTCGTTACGTCATATTGTCAACCACCTCTCGGATGCATTGGATCTTCAGGTTCAATTTGCAGATGATTGTGTCGGAGAGCAAGCAAAGGAGAAAGCCGCTGCCTTGAAGTCGGGCGAAGTGTTGCTGCTAGAGAACTTGCGCTTTTACGGAGAAGAGACAAAAGGCGATGCCGACTTTGCAAAAAAATTGGCTGAACTCGGAGATGTATATGTAAATGATGCCTTTGGAACCGCTCACCGGGCACATGCATCGACTGCCATTATCGCTGACTATTTTCCGGAAAATAAATATTTTGGGTACTTGATGGCAGCTGAATTGGAGAACGCGAAAAAAGTACTGGAAGATGCCGAACGACCTTTCACTGCAATTATGGGAGGGGCAAAAGTGTCTGACAAGTTGGAACTGATAGAAGCTCTTCTAAGCAAGGTTGATAACTTAATTATTGGTGGTGGTATGGCCTATACCTTCGTGAAAGCGCAAGGTGGCGAAATCGGCAACTCCTTAGTTGAACTTGATAAACTGGACCTGGCACTTGAGCTGATAAAGAAAGCGGATGAAAATGATGTAAATCTTGTTTTGCCAACGGATGCGATTATCGCGGACGAATTTTCAAATGATGCACCACATTCTCCAGGGCCGAATAGCACCATAGCGGCAGACAAAATGGGATTGGATATCGGTCCTGAATCTGCAGAGCATTTCGCTGAAATTATCGGTGCTTCGAAAACTATTCTATGGAACGGTCCAATGGGAGTTTTTGAAATGGATAGCTATGCAAAAGGAACCCGGGCTGTTGCCAGTGCTATCGTAGCAGCAACGGAACGAGGTGCCTTTTCTCTGATCGGCGGTGGTGACTCAGCAGCGGCAATCGCTAAATTCAAGATGACTGAACATGTGAGCTATGTAAGCACCGGTGGTGGTGCATTGTTAGAATACATGGAAGGGAAGGAATTGCCAGGCGTAAAAGCTATCTCCTAAGTCGAGGGAGCACCGACATATGTAGTCGGTTTCGGAGAATACTTTACTGATAAAATTAAAGGACTGTCTTTTTTCTAGTGAACAGAAAAAAGACAGTCCTTTTTTTATGGGTTTCGCTACAGAACTTGTTTTGAAATTGCTCTAAAATGCTTCTGGATTTCTGGAACACTTCTGCTAATTAAACAGTGGTCTAACAGTGGTCAAACAGTCCTTGAACAGTGGTTTAACTGACCTCTTACCACTGTGCAAGGACTGTTAAATCACTGTTAAGTCACTGTTCTTTAAAAGCCAGTCTCAAACCAGGAATTAATATATCTTTCGGCAGGCAGATTTTCTCATGATTTTTTTCGTTACATCGCGTTGTTTGGAGTCTAACCGAGTTCACTTAAACACGTGAAATTGTGGTGTGGAAAACTTTTTTGTGGGGGAAAGTGGGAGAAAGTGGAAGAATTTTATACTTTTACATTTGATTAGTAGAATTTTTTGAAGAATGAGTTATTTCCTCGGCGAATATGAATGCAAGCTAGACACCAAAGGTAGGATGGTGTTGCCGGCCGCGCTCAAAAGGCAAATGCCTGATGTTGAGCGGGAAGGGCTTGTTGTGAACCGGGGATTGGAAGAACATCTGGTGATTTACACTCGTTCAGAGTGGAATAAAATCATGGATGAACTCAGTAAGTTGAATCAATTTGAAAGGAAGAGTCGTGAGTTTATCCGCAAGTTTATGCGGGGTGCTACTGAGTTGACGTTGGATGCTGCTGGTCGGGTTTTGATTCCGAAGGCGTTGCAGGCTTATGCAGGGATTACATCGGAGGTGGTTTTGGCAAGTCAGTTTGATAAGATAGAAATCTGGTCGAAAGCGAAATATGATGAGCAATGGGAGGATGAAGGTGATGATTTTGCGACGTTGGCTGAAGAAGTTATGGGAAATTTGAGGAGGAAGGAAAATGAACAATGATTACCACATACCGGTAATGCTAACGGAGTGCATTGATGCGCTCAATATTGACCAGCATGGAATTTATGTAGATGTTACGTTCGGTGGTGGTGGGCATTCTCGTGAAATTTTGCGGAATCTGGGTGAAGGTGGTAAGCTGTATGCTTTTGATCAGGATCCGGATGCAATCGCTAATTCTATTCAGGATGATCGCTTTACATTGATTCATCAGAACTTTCGTTTCATGAAGAATAATCTGCGGGTGCATGGAGTTGTCGAAGTGGACGGAATTTTGGCAGACTTGGGTATTTCTTCTCATCAGATCAACGAAAGGGAACGCGGTTTTTCTACTCGCTTTGATGCGGATTTGGATATGCGGATGGATCAGGTCGGTACGTTGACCGCACGTGACGTGGTCAATACGTATCCAGAGGAAGAGCTTCACCGGATTTTTGGAATGTACGGCGAGATACAGAATGCTCGGACTTTAGCGCGAACTCTTGTAGCAGCGCGGGTGATTGAGCCCATTGTTACGGTCTCCCAGTTAAAACGGGCGGTTGAAGCGGTTGTTCCTAAGAAAAGGGAAAATAAATACTATGCGCAGGTCTTTCAGGCATTGCGAATTGAGGTAAACAAAGAGCTACAGGCTTTAGAAGCGTTTTTGCTCCAGTCTGCTGATTTGTTAAAAACTGGAGGTCGGCTTGTTGTGATGTCTTACCATTCGCTTGAAGATCGTTTGGTAAAAAATTTTATTGCCAAGGGTAAGTTTAAGGGGGAAGTTGAGAAAGACTTTTTTGGAAATGAAATTAAGCCTTTGCGGGCCGTCAATAGAAAAGTAATGGTGGCCTCGGCGGAGGAGGTAGAGGCAAATAATCGAGCGAGGAGTGCCAAGTTGAGGATTGCGGAAAAGATATAGTTATGGGAAATACTTACAAAAAGAATGAGCCGTTGACTGAAAAGATGCAACAGGAAATTCAGGACTCTGTTGAAGAAAAGGCGAGTGCCTCGGAAGACTTTGTCCGCAAGGTGCTTTCTGGTGGTCGACTGTCATCTTTGAGTATCGTCAATAACATTCCTTTTATTCTTTTCGTGTCTTTCCTGGGGATTATTTATATCGCAAACCGGCATTATGCAGAAAATACGGTTAGAAAGATATCCAGTTTAAGCAGGGAGGTAAAGGTGATGAGTTGGGAGTTTAAGACACTAAAGGCTGACATGATGTTGCGTAGTACACAGTCAGAGGTGCTGAAATTAGTAGATACGGTTGGTTTAAGGGAATTAGTGGTTCCACCGAGAAAGATAGTTATTAAAAAAGAGACAGATAAACAATAAGAAGTAAGCTTTAGGATAGCATGAATATCAGAACCGACATATTGCTCAGAGTCTATATTTCCTTTGGAATTATGGTAGTGATAGCGTTGGCTGTTGTTTACAAGATGTTTAACATTCAGATGGTGCATGGCGAGAAATGGGCGGCAATGGCAGACAGCTTGTCCACGCGCTATGTAGATATCGATGCAGCCCGAGGAAATATCTATTCAGTAGACGGGAGTTTACTGGCCACTTCTGTGCCCGAATATGATATCCGTATGGATATGTATGCTCCCGGTATTGAGGAAGACGACGTCTTTTATTCGAAAGTAGATTCTTTAGCACATTCGTTGTCCGGTTTCTTTAAGGATAAATCGGCGACTCAGTATTCACGGGCTTTGAGGAGAGCAAGGAGCGATAAGAATCGTTATTTTCTGATTAAAAGAGATGTTAGCTATCAATCTATGAAGAAAATGAGGTCTTTCCCCATTTTTAACCTTGGCATTATGGCCGGAGGCATGATTGCTGAACAGAAAAATAAGCGTGTTTTGCCTTTTGATGATTTAGCCAAAAGAACCATAGGTTATAAAAATGAAAATGTGCAGCCGGTAGGTTTAGAAGGTGCATATGCAAATTATATTGACGGCGAGGGGGGGAAGCGTTTGGTACAGCGGATTGCGGGTGGTGTCTGGATGCCGGTCAATCCGGAGATGGATGTAGCGCCTGTCGACGGTGCAGATATTATCTCTACCATTGATATCCGCATGCAGGATATCGCCCAAAGTGCACTGGAGCGCCAGCTGATTACAAGCAACGCTGATAATGGTTGTGTGATCGTAATGGAAGTAAAAACAGGTGAAGTACGGGCTATTGCCAATTATACCCGAGTTGCTGAAGGAACGTATGAAGAGAAATTCAATTATGCGATCGCTCAAAGTGCCGAACCTGGTTCAACATTTAAATTGGCGTCGTACCTCGTGGCGCTTGAAGATGGCAAAATAGATACGGGAGATATTGTAGACACCGGAAACGGTGTTTTCAGGGTTTATAACAAAACACATCGCGACTCAAGACATGGTGGCTATGGGAAAATTTCCGTAAAAAAGGCGTTTGAGGTGTCTTCGAATACAGCAATAACCAAGTTAATCCATACGTATTACAATGAAAGTCCGGCCGCTTTTACAAGAGGGCTCCATGAACTTCATTTAAATGATAAACTGGGTTTACAATTTCCGGGGGAAGGCAGGCCTCTGATAAAAACACCTGATTCAAAGTCGTGGAGCGGATTATCGCTTACGCAAATGTCCTATGGATATGAACTGTTGATGACTCCTTTACAGATGTTGACTTTCTATAATGCTGTGGCAAATGATGGGGTTATGATCAGTCCTCTTTTCGTAAAAGAGATTCGTCGCTTAGGAAATACCGTAGAGCGTTACAAAGCGCGGGTCATTGATGAATCCATTGCTTCGCCACGTACCATCAAGGTTTTACAGGAAATGTTACTTGGCGCGGTTGAGGAAGGGACCGGCAAAGGTCTGAAGAACTCATTGTTTAAGATTGCCGGAAAGACTGGTACGGCCCAGATGGCTGACGGTGCGGCCGGGTATCGGGGCAGACGGAGGTATCAGGCTTCTTTTGCGGGTTATTTCCCAGCTAATAATCCCAAATACTCCATGATTGTTGTGGTTCAGAATCCGAGGAACGGGTATTATGCCGCAAGCGTCGCGGGACCGGTTTTTAGTGAGGTTGCCCAACGTATCTATGCCAGTGATATGGATATGTATCAGGGAGTTGGCGGTTTCCAGATGGCGCAGGCTTCTGTTTCACCAGAAACCAAAGCGGGTTCAATGGAGGCTGCAAAAAGGCTTTATCAAGAGTTTGATTTAGGCAACGCGATTAACAATGATTCTACGCTTATTGCATACAATGACACTGATGCAGTAAAAGGGAAGGTTCCAAACTTGATAGGGATGGGGCTTAAGGATGCTTTATATATTCTGGGAAATGCAGGCTTTAAAGTGTCAGTCAACGGTAAGGGAAAGGTAGTTCGTCAATCCTTGTCTGCTGGACAAGAAATAACAAATAATTTATCAATCGCAATTGAGTTGAAATGAGAAGTTTGACCGACATATTGACTGATGTGAAGATTCTTCAGACGAAGGGCTCGCTGGATATTGTGGTTAATCAGCTACATTCAGACTCAAGGAAGGTCGAAGAGGGTGATCTGTTTGTAGCCGTTAGGGGGATTGCTGTAGATGGACATTCGTATATAAGACAGTCGATCGAGCAGGGTGCGGTTGCGATCGTATGTGAAGAGCTGCCTGATGAGTTGATCGAAGGAATTGTTTATATTCTCGTTGAGAATTCAGCCGAGAACTTAGGGCAAATGGCTCATAACTTTTATGAGCGACCTTCAAATAAACTAAAATTAGTTGGGGTTACCGGTACCAATGGCAAAACCACCGTGGCCACCTTGTTATATCAACTATTTAAAGATCTAGGCTATTATGTCGGTTTGTTGTCTACTGTTCACAACCGGATCGGATCCGAAATCCTACCTGCCGCGCATACCACTCCAGATCCGATCAGTCTGAACCGTTTGTTGGATCAAATGGTAGAGGAGGGCTGTGATTTCTGCTTTATGGAGGTTAGCTCACATGCGGTAGATCAGTCTCGCGTAGGCGGCCTGTCTTTTTCCGGCGGGGTATTTACAAATATTACACATGATCACTTAGATTACCATGGTACATTCGATAAGTATATCAAAGCAAAAAAAGCATTTTTTGATATGCTTCCTAAGTCAGCTTTTGCCCTGACAAATATGGATGATAAGAATGGCATGGTTATGTTGCAAAACACAAAAGCGTATAAGAAAAGCTATGGTCTGAAGAACTTGGCGGATTATAATGGGAAACTTATTGAAAGCCATTTTGATGGTATGCTCCTGAACGTTGATGGAGATGAGGTATGGGTGAAGTTAGTTGGTCAGTTTAATGCTTATAATTTGGTCTCGGTATACGCGACAGCCATGCTGTTGGAGCAGGATCACAAACGAGTCCTCACGATATTAAGTCGGCTTCCCGGAGCAGCGGGGCGGTTCGAGACACAGATATCGGCGGATGGTCGAATTGCGATTGTCGATTATGCTCATACGCCAGATGCGTTGGAAAATGTATTGTCTACCATCCAGCAATTGCGACAGGGTGGAGAACAGATTATTACTGTTGTGGGTTGTGGCGGTGATCGTGATAAAACGAAGCGTCCGCTGATGGCAAAAGTGGCGGTGGAATATAGTGACAGGGTGATCTTGACGTCAGATAATCCGCGAACAGAAGATCCGATATCAATATTAAGAGATATGGAAGTCGGCATCCCTGCGGATGGGCGACGGAAGACGTTTACTATTTCAGACCGGAAAGAAGCAATTCGTGCAGCTTGTCATCTGGCGCAGGCACATGACGTAATTTTGGTAGCTGGCAAGGGGCACGAGAATTATCAGGAGATCAATGGGATACGACATCATTTTGACGATAAGGAAATATTAACAGAAACGTTTAACGAGCAATAACCTATGTTATATTATTTAGTTCAATATCTTGAACAATACGTTCATATACCAGCCGGAGGTTTGTTTAACTACATTTCTTTCCGGACGGCAATGGCTGTTATTGTCTCGTTAATTATAACAACAGTATATGGAGGGCGACTAATCCGCCTCCTGCATAATAAGCAGGTAGGAGAGACAGTCAGAAACTTGGGCCTAGAAGGTGAAAGTGAAAAACAAGGTACTCCCACTATGGGTGGTTTGATTATCTTGGGTGGTATCCTTGTTCCCACTATTCTTTTTGCAAAATTAGAGAATGTCTACGTTATCCTGATGATCGTTACAACCATTTGGATGGGTGCAATTGGCTTTCTGGATGACTACATTAAGGTTTTTAGGAAAAATAAAGAAGGTTTGGCGGGACGGTTTAAGATCATTGGGCAGGTGGGCCTAGGAATTATTATCGCCTGTACTATGCATTTTCATCCCGATATTCTGGTGCGTCAGAAAGTTCCGGTAAACAAGATTACGGAAGTGGATAGTGAGAATTTGACGGAACAGATGTCAAATAGCGGACGGACTTATTATACACAGGATGTAAAATCGACCGTAACCAATGTTCCTTTCTATAAGGAAAATGAATTTGACTATGGTAATGTACTGACAATTTTGGGCGTGCCTGCGGGAAAATTCGTGTTTCCTCTTTTTCTGGTCGTCGTTGTATTTATTGTTACCGCCGTGTCTAACGGAGCTAATATAACGGACGGGGTAGACGGTTTGGCTGCTGGTACTTCTGCTATTATTGGCATTACACTCGCCATACTAGCGTATGTGTCGGGTAATACCATTTTTGCGGATTATCTAAACATCATGTACATTCCGAATTCGGGTGAGCTTGTTGTTTTTGCCGGAGCGTTTGTGGGTGCATGTGTAGGATTTTTATGGTATAACTCCTATCCCGCACAAGTTTTTATGGGCGATACGGGGAGCTTGGCTATTGGTGGGATCATAGCCGCCTTTGCTATTATGATCAGAAAAGAATTGTTGATTCCTGTATTATGTGGAGTGTTTTTAATTGAGTTGGTGTCTGTGATTATGCAGGTGTCCTATTTCAAGTATACAAAGAAAAAATATGGAGAAGGGATGAGGATTTTTCTGATGTCACCTCTTCACCATCATTTTCAGAAAAAAGGTTATCACGAATCAAAGATTGTGACACGATTCTGGATCGTTGGGATTTTGTTAGCAATCATAACCATTGTAACGCTAAAAGTGCGCTAATGTTGGATAGGGATAAAAATATAGGTGGACAAAAGCTTGTCATTTTGGGAGCAGGTGAAAGCGGTGTAGGAGCTGCTATTCTCGCTCAGCAAAAGGGCTATGATGTTTTTGTTTCAGATTATGGTGTAATCCCTGATGAGGTTAAACAGCAGATGGATGAACTTCGGATTTCTTATGAAGAAAAACAGCATTCTGAGCAGCTGATTTTAGAATCACAACTAGTGATAAAGAGTCCGGGTATTCCACAGAATGCCCCAATTGTAAAGAAAATCCGAGAAGCGGGAATACCTGTTTTATCGGAAATTGAATTTGCCGCTCGCTATACAGATGCGCGGTTGATCGGTATCACCGGTTCGAATGGCAAGTCGACCACCGCAACGCTCACATGGTTTATCTTGAATAGGGCCGGTTTGAACGTGGGGCTTGCCGGGAATATCGGCAAAAGCTTCGCCTTGCAGGTAGCGAGGGAAAAGCATGATTATTACGTGCTGGAGATCAGTAGTTTCATGCTGGATGATTTTAAAAAGATGAAACTCGATATCGCGGTTTTGCTAAATATCACACCAGATCATTTGGATCGCTATGACTATCGAATGGAGAACTATGCTGCTTCGAAATTCAGAATTAGCGAGAATCAGGATAAAGACAGTGTATTCATCTACAATCAGGATGACGAGGAGATTCAGAAAGGACTTGAACAATATAGAACACCGGCGATACATTACCCTTTTACACAAAAGAAAAAGCTTAGCGAAGGGGCCTATCTGGATATGGATGGCACGATGATAATAAACGTTTTAAATCAAGATATATTTGATATGTCAATCAATGAATTAGCTCTACAGGGCAAACATAATGTCTATAATAATATGGCTTCCGGCATTGTAGCCAAAGTTCTCGAATTGCGAAATGAGTCGATACGGGAAAGTATGGGCGAATACCAAAACATCCCACATCGGCTAGAGCATGTTTCCCAGATCGGGGGTGTCAATTTTATCAATGATTCCAAAGCGACAAATGTAAATTCTGTTTGGTATGCTCTGGAGAGTATGCCCGGAGATGTTGTGCTGATGATGGGTGGAGTCGATAAGGGCAACGACTATCATATTCTGAAAGATCTGGTTCGGAACAAGGTGACTGCAATTATCTGTATTGGAAAGGATAATCAGCGGATTCATGAAGCCTTTGCGGATGATACAGAAATTATTGTCAATACGGAAAATATGCAGGATGCTGTGACAATGGCGTTTCACTTGGCGAAGAAAGGAGATACTGTGTTGTTGTCACCGGCCTGTGCTAGTTTTGACTTATTTAAGAATTATGAAGATCGGGGCGATCAGTTTAAAAAGGCTGTTCGTGATCTATAAAAGAAAATGGG from Pedobacter indicus carries:
- a CDS encoding alpha/beta fold hydrolase, with translation MSEIKRKKVRLRDISISYLLSDSDEAEATIIFIHGFPFNKNTWVPQLQDLPDQVRGIAYDVRGHGNSTTGHGYFNLDVFAKDLLAFIEWLDAGPVVVCGVSMGGYIALRAHEMDPEKFRGLILCDTHSFDDPNEGRIKRFATIESVLKNGKRTFAIGFAKNVLSEKTRTNKKEVVDLIKSSIRRNNERNICATLLALASRTDTTHTLSHIRVPVLLLRGEEDQIVSKEQMNKMEKMIPDVRYLEFPGCGHLPNLENDTRFNGEIRNFFISKIM
- a CDS encoding adenylate kinase gives rise to the protein MLNLVLFGPPGAGKGTQSQKLIDKYNLVHLSTGDLLRNEITNGTALGLEAKKLMDDGKLVPDEVVIGMIHNKLKENPEAKGFIFDGFPRTVAQAEALDKLLTSVDSQISGMIALEVEEVELEKRLLLRGKDSGRPDDANPEVIRKRINEYKSKTAPVANYYNGQGKLTAINGIGSIEDIFQKISEQVDRLK
- a CDS encoding FtsL-like putative cell division protein, which gives rise to MGNTYKKNEPLTEKMQQEIQDSVEEKASASEDFVRKVLSGGRLSSLSIVNNIPFILFVSFLGIIYIANRHYAENTVRKISSLSREVKVMSWEFKTLKADMMLRSTQSEVLKLVDTVGLRELVVPPRKIVIKKETDKQ
- a CDS encoding phosphoglycerate kinase, whose protein sequence is MKTIDDINFSGKKALIRVDFNVPLDEQFNITDDTRIKGALPTIKKILDDGGAVILMSHLGRPKNGPDNKFSLRHIVNHLSDALDLQVQFADDCVGEQAKEKAAALKSGEVLLLENLRFYGEETKGDADFAKKLAELGDVYVNDAFGTAHRAHASTAIIADYFPENKYFGYLMAAELENAKKVLEDAERPFTAIMGGAKVSDKLELIEALLSKVDNLIIGGGMAYTFVKAQGGEIGNSLVELDKLDLALELIKKADENDVNLVLPTDAIIADEFSNDAPHSPGPNSTIAADKMGLDIGPESAEHFAEIIGASKTILWNGPMGVFEMDSYAKGTRAVASAIVAATERGAFSLIGGGDSAAAIAKFKMTEHVSYVSTGGGALLEYMEGKELPGVKAIS
- the obgE gene encoding GTPase ObgE, with amino-acid sequence MSQGSNFVDYVKICCRSGRGGAGSAHLHRDKKTAKGGPDGGDGGRGGHIILKGNAQLWTLLHLKFRKHVIAKNGEPGGLSLRTGKDGDDEILEVPLGTVAKDAETGEILFEITEDGETKILTPGGRGGLGNWHFKSATRQTPRFAQPGEAGQERWMVLELKILADVGLVGFPNAGKSTLLSVVSAAKPEIADYPFTTLVPNLGIVQYRDNKSFIMADIPGIIEGASKGKGLGYRFLRHIERNSVLLFTIPADTTRSVSEEYDILLKELTEYNPELIDKPRVLAITKSDLLDDELQAEMRAGLPAQIPSIFISSVAQKNITELKDLIWSSIHDGDNSYD
- the rsmH gene encoding 16S rRNA (cytosine(1402)-N(4))-methyltransferase RsmH; this encodes MNNDYHIPVMLTECIDALNIDQHGIYVDVTFGGGGHSREILRNLGEGGKLYAFDQDPDAIANSIQDDRFTLIHQNFRFMKNNLRVHGVVEVDGILADLGISSHQINERERGFSTRFDADLDMRMDQVGTLTARDVVNTYPEEELHRIFGMYGEIQNARTLARTLVAARVIEPIVTVSQLKRAVEAVVPKKRENKYYAQVFQALRIEVNKELQALEAFLLQSADLLKTGGRLVVMSYHSLEDRLVKNFIAKGKFKGEVEKDFFGNEIKPLRAVNRKVMVASAEEVEANNRARSAKLRIAEKI
- the gap gene encoding type I glyceraldehyde-3-phosphate dehydrogenase, with the translated sequence MLRVAINGFGRIGRNTLRTLIYRNEDIQVVAINDLTDSATLAHLFKYDSVHGPFQGEVTSGNNKITINTKEILILNEREPSNLPWRDLDVDVVVESTGFFTKKKDAEKHLKAGANQVIVSAPSPSKEIPTLVLGVNDSTIDLSLPLLSNASCTTNNVAPMVKVLDENWGIIDGYITTVHSMTGDQNLHDAPHRDLRRARAASASIIPTTTGAAKAITNVFPHLDGKLGGAGIRVPVLNGSLTDFTCILEKQPTVEEINAVFREASESDLKGILKYTEDPIVSVDILNSPYSCIFDSLLTSVVGGLVKVVGWYDNEYGYSNRIVDLLSRINAI
- the mraZ gene encoding division/cell wall cluster transcriptional repressor MraZ; its protein translation is MSYFLGEYECKLDTKGRMVLPAALKRQMPDVEREGLVVNRGLEEHLVIYTRSEWNKIMDELSKLNQFERKSREFIRKFMRGATELTLDAAGRVLIPKALQAYAGITSEVVLASQFDKIEIWSKAKYDEQWEDEGDDFATLAEEVMGNLRRKENEQ